The stretch of DNA GTCCACCGTTACACCCGATGGATTTCGCAGACTTCCGGCGCTCACTCCCCCCGTGTTCTCCGATGTCGAGGTGAAATTAGGCTGCCCGAAGACGCGGTCCGCGTAACTGTCCGAGGACAGAGGCGTGTTGTATTCCAATACCCGGTTGTTCCCAAAATCGGCCGCAAATACATTGCCCGTCCCGTCCACCTCTACGGCATAAGGTTGGTTAAGACCTACGGGACCCGGCCCCGCTGCCCTTCCGGTAAAATTTGATTGTCCGAAGACACGGTCGGCGATGGCATCGGTGCCGAGGGGTGTGTCGAATTCCAAGGCCCGATTGTTGCCCATATCGGCTGCGTATACATTGCCCGAACTATCCACCGCGACACCCACCGGAGCGCAAAGACTGCCGGCGGCGGCCGATGAAGAGCTTGGATTGCTGCAGCCCCCCGAAGTAAAATTGGTCTGCCCCAACACCCTATCTGCAATTCCATCGCTAGAAAACGGAGTGAAATACACTAATATGCGGGAGTTCCCCCGATCTGCCACATAAAGGTTCCCCGCTCCATCCACGGCCAATCCCATTGGGACGCAAAGCGTGCCCGCGTTGATCCCCCCTGTGTTGCAACTCCCCGTGGAGAAATTGGGCTGGCCGATGACCAGATCCGCGGGCGCCCCGTTCCTTAAGGCGGAGATATTCCCCCACCCCAGCACCCGGTTGTTATTGTAATCGGAAACATAAACCCGGTTGGGAACGACGCTTCGATCAAGGACCACCGCAAACGGCACATTGAGACCGATGCGATTGGTGGAGCCAAACCCGCCGTTGGTCCCATTCCGCGTAAAATCAACCTGGCCCAACACGAGATCCGCCGCGGTCTCCAGGCCGAATGAGGAAGGAAGGGACATCCCAAGGGTTAAAACGAACCCGGTGATAAAAACACAAAAGCCTTCCCCCGAGACTCGGCTCAGAAGAAGGCTTCTATAATAGACAACCCGATGGCCAAACCGCGATGGACGGCGCATGGTTATGCTCCTCAAAGAGAAGCCTCAAGCGCTGCCCGGTTGCAATCCACAGGAGGCCCTATCGATCCTGTGAGGAGCGCCCGGCCTCTAAGAAGGTCCGTGTTCAGGTCGTGAAATTTATCTGTCGGAATTCGCGGCCCAGTATAAACATAATTTTTGAATAAATGTCAAATACAAAATATCACCCGTCTAACCAGGAATCAGACACGCCCGGGCGCCGGGGCTGATCGAATCAGACTATGGTGGCATTTTCTTCTGATGCAAGATCGCGTTCTATGATCTTCACACGCGCATTATTGACAATGTAAAGACCTGACCCTGATTCTTGTCGGCCAGTTGGCCCCTTCTTTAAAAAAATGGTGGTTCATGTAGTATTAAATTTGCATTTACTTTTGGTTGAAATAATGTTCTTATATTGTCAAGGAGAATTCCATGAGAATCACGTCAATTATCGTATTTATCCTTTTCGCTGTTGTATTTGGCCTGGTGGGGGTCTCACAGGCAATGCTCATCGACATGCATGACGGGACGATATATGATCCGGACATGCAGATAAGCTGGCTAAAGGACCCCTTAAGTGTGATGATACAGGAGGGAATACAAACGGGAATATGGAATGGGTTAGGAGAGCACACCATGCCTTGGAGTGTGGCTTTAGAAATGGCAGATGCTCTCAATTTCGCAGGTTTTGATGACTGGAGGCTTCCGACAGCTTATAATCAAGATGGCAGCGGGCCATGTCTTGGGTATGACTGTGTCAACAGTGAAATGGGACATCTCTTTTATACTGATTTAGGAGGGATCGCAGGAGATTCGATTCTGAACAGCAACAATCCAGATGTGGGACTCTTTAGTGGCATAATTGTTCCCCAGTATCCGGACGAATCTAATCTGTTCCCTTCCTACTGGTCGTCGACAAAGTGCCATAATTATGATCCAAG from Nitrospiria bacterium encodes:
- a CDS encoding NHL repeat-containing protein, translating into MRRPSRFGHRVVYYRSLLLSRVSGEGFCVFITGFVLTLGMSLPSSFGLETAADLVLGQVDFTRNGTNGGFGSTNRIGLNVPFAVVLDRSVVPNRVYVSDYNNNRVLGWGNISALRNGAPADLVIGQPNFSTGSCNTGGINAGTLCVPMGLAVDGAGNLYVADRGNSRILVYFTPFSSDGIADRVLGQTNFTSGGCSNPSSSSAAAGSLCAPVGVAVDSSGNVYAADMGNNRALEFDTPLGTDAIADRVFGQSNFTGRAAGPGPVGLNQPYAVEVDGTGNVFAADFGNNRVLEYNTPLSSDSYADRVFGQPNFTSTSENTGGVSAGSLRNPSGVTVD